Proteins encoded together in one Streptomyces umbrinus window:
- a CDS encoding PLP-dependent cysteine synthase family protein — protein MRYDSPLAAVGNTPLVRLPRLSPSADVRIWAKLEDRNPTGSVKDRPALHMIEQAEKDGRLTPGCTILEPTSGNTGISLAMAAKLKGYRMVCVMPENTSQERRELLGMWGAEIIPSPAAGGSNTAVRVAKELAAEHPDWVMLYQYGNPDNAGAHYATTGPEILADLPSVTHFVAGLGTTGTLMGVGRFLREHKPDVKIVAAEPRYDDLVYGLRNLDEGFVPELYDASVLTTRFSVGSADAVTRTRELLQQEGIFAGVSTGAALHAAIGVGNKAVKSGEPADIVFVVADGGWKYLSTGVYTAATTEEAIQTLQGQLWA, from the coding sequence ATGCGTTACGACTCCCCGCTGGCCGCGGTGGGCAACACCCCTCTGGTGCGCCTGCCGCGGCTCTCGCCGTCCGCCGACGTCCGCATCTGGGCGAAGCTGGAGGACCGCAATCCGACCGGCTCGGTCAAGGACCGGCCCGCGCTCCACATGATCGAACAGGCGGAGAAGGACGGCCGGTTGACGCCCGGCTGCACGATTCTGGAGCCCACCTCGGGCAACACCGGCATCTCGCTCGCCATGGCGGCGAAGCTCAAGGGCTACCGCATGGTGTGCGTCATGCCCGAGAACACCTCCCAGGAGCGGCGGGAGCTGCTCGGCATGTGGGGCGCCGAGATCATTCCGTCCCCTGCGGCGGGGGGCTCGAACACGGCGGTGCGGGTGGCGAAGGAGCTGGCCGCCGAGCATCCCGACTGGGTGATGCTCTACCAGTACGGCAACCCCGACAACGCGGGTGCGCACTACGCGACGACGGGTCCGGAGATCCTGGCCGACCTGCCCTCGGTCACCCACTTCGTCGCCGGGCTCGGCACCACCGGCACCCTGATGGGCGTGGGCCGCTTCCTCCGCGAGCACAAGCCCGACGTCAAGATCGTCGCGGCCGAGCCGCGGTACGACGACCTTGTGTACGGGCTTCGGAACCTCGACGAGGGTTTCGTGCCCGAGCTGTACGACGCGTCCGTCCTGACGACCCGGTTCTCGGTCGGCTCCGCCGATGCCGTCACCCGTACGCGGGAGCTGTTGCAGCAGGAGGGGATCTTCGCGGGTGTCTCGACGGGGGCGGCGCTGCACGCGGCGATCGGCGTCGGCAACAAGGCCGTGAAGTCGGGCGAGCCCGCCGACATCGTCTTCGTCGTGGCCGACGGCGGTTGGAAGTACCTCTCGACGGGCGTCTACACGGCAGCCACGACGGAAGAGGCCATCCAGACACTGCAGGGGCAGCTCTGGGCGTAG